A single window of Streptomyces xanthii DNA harbors:
- a CDS encoding GH1 family beta-glucosidase yields the protein MDLDHLPKDFVWGASTASYQIEGAVEEDGRGPSVWDTFTARPGTVRDGHTGAVACDHYHRYEEDLALMAEAGLTGYRFSIAWPRVLPTGTGQVNARGLDFYDRLVDGLLARGIEPVPTLFHWDLPQALEDEGGWTNRDTAHRFAEYTAIVADRLGDRVHRWITLNEPFVHMVWGYGLGVHAPGRALFLDALPVAHHQLLAHGLASGELRSRGLEVMIANNCTPVWPASDSAGDRAAADAYDTLHNRLFNDPLLKGTYPDLSAYGADATLGGSVKDGDLDLISAPLDALGINYYNPTRIQAPTSEGLPFEEAPIEGYRRTAFDWPVVPDGLRELLVTLKDRYPALPPVHITENGCSTDGAIHDPDRIDYLATHLQAVDAAIAQGVDVRGYFTWTLLDNFEWAEGYHQRFGLVHVDHETQLRTPRSSFTWYRDLIRAQRRG from the coding sequence CTGGATCTGGACCATCTTCCGAAGGACTTCGTCTGGGGCGCTTCGACGGCGTCGTACCAGATCGAGGGCGCCGTGGAGGAGGACGGGCGCGGCCCGTCGGTGTGGGACACCTTCACCGCCCGCCCCGGCACGGTCCGCGACGGGCACACCGGCGCGGTGGCCTGCGACCACTATCACCGGTACGAGGAGGACCTCGCCCTGATGGCCGAGGCGGGCCTCACCGGCTACCGCTTCTCGATCGCGTGGCCCCGCGTCCTGCCCACCGGCACCGGCCAGGTCAACGCCCGGGGCCTGGACTTCTACGACCGCCTGGTCGACGGCCTGCTCGCCCGTGGCATCGAACCCGTCCCGACCCTCTTCCACTGGGACCTCCCGCAGGCCCTGGAGGACGAGGGCGGCTGGACGAACCGCGACACGGCCCACCGCTTCGCCGAGTACACCGCGATCGTCGCCGACCGGCTCGGCGACCGCGTCCACCGATGGATCACCCTCAACGAGCCGTTCGTCCACATGGTCTGGGGCTACGGCCTGGGCGTCCACGCCCCCGGCCGCGCCCTGTTCCTGGACGCCCTCCCGGTGGCCCACCACCAACTCCTCGCCCACGGACTGGCGTCGGGGGAGCTCCGCTCGCGCGGCCTGGAGGTGATGATCGCCAACAACTGCACCCCGGTCTGGCCGGCCTCGGACTCGGCCGGGGACCGCGCGGCCGCCGACGCCTACGACACCCTGCACAACCGCCTCTTCAACGACCCGCTCCTGAAGGGCACCTACCCCGACCTGTCGGCCTACGGAGCCGACGCCACCCTCGGCGGCTCGGTGAAGGACGGCGACCTCGACCTGATCTCGGCCCCCCTGGACGCCCTGGGCATCAACTACTACAACCCGACCCGCATCCAGGCGCCGACGTCCGAGGGCCTGCCCTTCGAAGAGGCCCCCATCGAGGGCTACCGCCGCACGGCCTTCGACTGGCCGGTGGTCCCCGACGGCCTGCGCGAACTGCTGGTCACCCTGAAGGACCGCTACCCCGCCCTCCCCCCGGTCCACATCACGGAGAACGGCTGCTCCACCGACGGTGCGATCCACGACCCGGACCGCATCGACTACCTGGCGACCCACCTCCAGGCGGTCGACGCGGCGATCGCCCAGGGCGTGGACGTACGCGGCTACTTCACCTGGACCCTGCTGGACAACTTCGAATGGGCGGAGGGCTACCACCAGCGCTTCGGCCTGGTCCACGTGGACCACGAGACCCAGCTCCGCACCCCGAGGTCGTCCTTCACCTGGTACCGGGACCTGATCAGGGCGCAGCGCCGGGGCTGA
- a CDS encoding DUF6578 domain-containing protein, whose protein sequence is MTVTIWVDDWQMQCCGDSFGPGDVVSWGLEEADPADYADVLGEERAGGIGFREEHHGPEEHPAPSRLRVLTVTEVHCRYELPADGTTNVYHPVPGTAELVPVDGEADGWAKARPGVGFVGYLVTAERCG, encoded by the coding sequence ATGACGGTGACGATCTGGGTCGACGACTGGCAGATGCAGTGCTGCGGCGACAGCTTCGGGCCGGGGGACGTCGTCTCCTGGGGCCTGGAGGAGGCCGATCCGGCGGACTACGCCGATGTCCTCGGTGAGGAGCGGGCCGGAGGGATCGGCTTCCGCGAGGAGCATCACGGGCCGGAGGAGCACCCGGCGCCGAGCCGGCTGCGGGTGCTGACCGTCACGGAGGTGCACTGCCGGTACGAGCTTCCCGCCGACGGCACGACGAACGTCTACCACCCCGTCCCGGGCACGGCCGAGCTGGTGCCGGTGGACGGGGAGGCGGACGGGTGGGCGAAGGCACGGCCGGGGGTCGGCTTCGTCGGGTACCTCGTCACCGCCGAGCGGTGCGGGTGA
- a CDS encoding VOC family protein, with the protein MINGAHVILYSRDAAADRAFLRDVLGYAYVDAGEGWLVFRLPPAEAAVHPADSPAHELYLMCDDITATFAELTAKGVEFTEPVTDAGWGVKTTLRLPGGGDLGLYQPRHATAHDL; encoded by the coding sequence ATGATCAACGGCGCCCACGTCATCCTCTACAGCCGCGACGCCGCAGCGGACCGGGCCTTCCTGCGCGACGTCCTCGGGTACGCGTACGTCGACGCGGGGGAAGGCTGGCTCGTCTTCCGGCTGCCGCCCGCCGAGGCCGCGGTCCACCCCGCCGACAGCCCCGCGCACGAGCTGTACCTGATGTGCGACGACATCACGGCGACGTTCGCCGAACTCACCGCGAAGGGCGTCGAGTTCACCGAACCCGTCACCGACGCCGGCTGGGGCGTGAAGACCACCCTCCGCCTCCCCGGCGGCGGCGACCTGGGGCTCTATCAGCCACGCCACGCGACGGCGCACGACCTCTGA
- a CDS encoding SRPBCC family protein yields the protein MPSTELKHRFEIAAPPERVFAHLAEPSNYIGLSPLLVAVRDVHRTETDGTLHYTAVERFRFLGVLTHDNIIGVTLVAAPERLPARAEITGEVRSPARVRMSYRFTIDRHASGSVVTDTLHLRTPPGLLRFAASQAGAVQQNRARVLTARLSGA from the coding sequence GTGCCGTCCACCGAGCTCAAGCACCGGTTCGAGATCGCCGCGCCGCCCGAGAGGGTCTTCGCGCACCTGGCCGAACCGTCGAACTACATAGGCCTGTCCCCGCTCCTGGTCGCCGTCCGGGACGTGCACCGCACGGAGACGGACGGGACCCTGCACTACACGGCCGTGGAACGCTTCCGCTTCCTCGGCGTCCTCACGCACGACAACATCATCGGCGTCACGCTCGTCGCCGCCCCCGAGCGGCTCCCGGCCCGGGCCGAGATCACCGGCGAGGTCCGCAGCCCCGCCCGGGTCCGCATGAGCTACCGCTTCACCATCGACCGCCACGCGTCCGGCAGCGTCGTCACCGACACCCTGCACCTGAGGACACCCCCGGGCCTGCTCCGCTTCGCGGCCTCCCAGGCGGGCGCGGTCCAGCAGAACCGCGCCCGCGTCCTCACGGCCCGCCTGTCCGGCGCCTAG
- a CDS encoding PaaI family thioesterase — protein MTQDLTAFAQAVFKAQPFSGFIGAELTAVGRDSAEIRVENRPELQQQHGFVHGGVLSYLADNALTFAGGLALGGDALTAEYKINYCRPATGDVVIARATSLVTTRRQAVCQCLIYMEQDGEERLVATAQGTIVAAGAGAGVPGSGD, from the coding sequence GCTCAAGCCGTCTTCAAGGCGCAGCCGTTCAGCGGATTCATCGGGGCCGAGCTGACGGCGGTCGGGCGCGACTCCGCGGAGATCCGTGTCGAGAACCGGCCCGAGCTCCAGCAGCAGCACGGGTTCGTGCACGGCGGGGTGCTCAGTTATCTCGCCGACAACGCGCTCACGTTCGCGGGCGGGCTCGCGCTCGGGGGCGACGCCCTCACCGCCGAGTACAAGATCAACTACTGCAGGCCGGCCACCGGTGACGTCGTCATCGCGCGGGCCACGTCCCTGGTGACCACGCGGCGGCAGGCCGTGTGCCAGTGCCTGATCTACATGGAGCAGGACGGCGAGGAGCGGCTCGTCGCGACGGCGCAGGGCACGATCGTCGCGGCGGGGGCGGGCGCAGGTGTTCCCGGCTCCGGCGACTGA